The Nostoc sp. PCC 7524 nucleotide sequence CATCCTGATTCAGTTTATGATAATGTCCGCAGCGCGATCGCCTACGGGATTCGTCCTGTAGTTGGGACTACAGGATTAAGTCCAGCACAAATTCAAGATTTGGCAGATTTTGCTGAAAAAGCTAGCACTGGTTGCTTAATTATTCCTAACTTCTCCATTGGCATGGTGCTACTACAACAAGCCGCCATCACAGCCTCCCAATATTTTGACCATGTAGAAATTATTGAACTGCATCATAATCAAAAAGCTGATGCTCCTAGCGGTACTGCCATTCAAACCGCGCAGTTACTCGCACAGATGGGTAAAGCTTTTAACCCTTCTGTTGTGGAAGAAACGGAGAAAATCCCTGGAGCTAGAGGTAGTTTAGCAGAGGAAGGTATTAGAATACATAGTGTGCGGTTGCCGGGACTGATAGCTCATCAAGAAGTGATTTTTGGCGCACCAGGACAAATTTATACTTTACGCCATGATACCAGCGATCGCGCCTGCTATATGCCAGGAGTATTACTAGCAATTCGCAAAGTCTTGCAGTTAAAGTCATTGGTATATGGTTTAGAAAAAATCCTCTAAATTCCCTATTCCCTAATTATGCTTGTCCCACTGACTCGCCAGAAATTTGAACAACTCATCCCCCTAATTGCCACTGGGCCACAGTACAAGTATTACTGGGGGAAGTTTTCTAATTTTTTGCAGCGCCTATTAATTTCTGTAGTCATCGTAGCTGTCATTCTGCTGGTAAAAGTAGTTTTTCGGTTGGTAACTGGCCCCATATTATTTTTCCTGGGAGTCATCGCCGCACTATTTTGGATGTGGTACCCAGTTTTCCAGGCAAGTTTACGGAATGTCAAATGCCGCCGTTACAAATACAGTGGTTTTTTTCGTGGTCGAATTTTAGATTGGTGGATTACAGACAAGTTAATTGGTAAGCAAGAAACCGTCAACAGCAAAGGCGAATTAGTGATTGTCGAGAACCGGGAAAAACGCATTAACCTGGAGGTTGGCGACGATACAGGATTTAGCGTTGAACTAGATGCACCACTGCGACCTTACCATAAAGCGATCGCCCGTGGGCAAGTAGCAGAAATGATTCTCATGTCCAATCGCCCAGATTTGAGCAGTATTGAAGAATTTAGCGATGTCTATATTCCCAGCCGTGATATATGGGTAAGTGATTATCCTTTTATCAGAAGAGACTTCTTTGATGAAGTCAGTAACCGCTTACGCGAAAACCGACAACCAAGACAAAAAAAGCCCCGCCGTCGTCGAAGCGTTGAGGAATAGTTGGGGACTGGGGACTGGGGATTGGGGATTGGGGATTGGGGATTAGGGACTGGGGATTGGGGATTGGGGGCTGGGGACTGGGGATTGGGGGCTGGGGACTGGGGATTGGGTAAAAATTCTACCTTGTCTCCCCTCACTCCCCCATCTCCCCTCACTCCCCTACTCCCCCACTCCCCTACCCTCTCCTATTCTGCCCGTAAGCTTGCCATGCTAAGTCTATCAGCCCGTCTGCGATCGCAACTGCTACAACGGCATTTCCTTTGCGGCTATCAATTGTGATATTGGGAACAAGAGAATCTTGTAAACGCCTTTTGGCATCGTCCACATCAACAAATCCCACAGATGTAGCAATGATTAAAGCTGGGCTAATTTCTTCTGCTTCTATTAAATCTACCAGTGTAGTTAAAGCTGTTTGTGCTTGACCTACTATAAAAATACCTTCTGGGTAACGCTTGGCTAAATTTTCAATTCCCCAAGCGGCACGAGTTCTTTCTGTTTGAGTACGGGTTATGGCTTCCGTGCTGGAATACACGGCATTAGCAAAAGTATTTTGAATCTCGTAGGCAATACCTGATTGCACCATCGGCACATCTACAACAATAGTAGTACGTGCCGCCAGTGCTGCCGCACCCGATTGTAATGCACGTTCAGAAAACCGAATTAAAGACTTATACTCAAAGTCAGCCGTAGCGTAAACCACCCGCCGGACAATCTCATATTCTGCGGGTGAGAGGACATGATCGCCAATTTCGCTATCAATAATTGCTAGACTTTGAGCATCAGTTACGTGCCATTCCATTGCTCTTGAGTTCTGAAAGACTAGCTTTCAGCTTATCAGCTAGTGCGATCGCTGAGGAAGCAGAGGGGCATGGGAGCAGAGGGGCAGAGGGGCAGGGGAGGATGGGGGAGTGAGGGGAGATGAGGTAGAATTTTTACCCAATCCCCAGTCCCCAATCCCCAGTCCCCAATCAAGAATTAGCATTGGAAGAGGGACGACTAAACACAGGTGAGAGGTAAGCTACCAAAACACCGATGAGAAAGCCGGAAATGTTACGCACTAAAGGCAACCAATCGCTGGTACGTGTCACTACTGGGCCGATTCCGAAGGCAATAAACAAAATTCCCCATAAAGGTGAGAAAATTAAAGCCCATTGCCAAGCTACAACTTGTCCTTCAGTGCGGGGTTGAGCTGCAAATCCACAAATAATTCCACCAATAACTGAGGTAATTAAAGTTAAAATCCATTGTTCCCTCGGTAATCCCGGAACAACGCTGCAACCACCCTTGAGTAAACAGCCCTTCACAGAACTCAAGGCTTGTAAAATAGCTTGGTCTTCCCCTTGTTCCCGCACAAAATACAAATTACCAAAGCGAGTTTGTAATTCTATCCAAAAAGTCCGGGGTAAAAGTTCGTAAACTGCATCACCAACACTAAAACTGAGGATGTTACCACCACGGGAATCAGCAACCAAGAGAATGCTTTTGTCATCCAAACCCCAATAATTGATGACTGCTCTACCTGGGGTACGGTCATATTGAGTGAGTACGCGCAGTTTCCAACCAGTATCAGTTTCAAACTGCTCAATTTCCTCGACTAGCTTTTCTTCTTGGGGGTCAGGGAGAGCTTTAGCTAAGTCTACAACCGGGGTGAAATAATTAGGCAACAATTCGGGATTGTCGTAAGCCAGTGCTGAGGAAGAGTTCATCACCCAAACTGACCCAGCCAAGAAAAATACTGTAATAGATACTAAGACTTTGCGCCAAAAACAAGACTGCATGGACGTTTTTATACAAATATCAACAGTAGAAGTGAACAAGTTGCTTTAAAAGAGTACGGGAAAAGTGATACTTCGTTACACTTGTTTACTTTACTCTAATCTTAGGTAGGAAAGCAAAGATTCGGGGGATTGGGGACTGGGGATTGGGGATTGGGGACTGGGGACTGGGTAAAAATTCTACCTCATCTCCCCTCACTCCCACCCTACGGGTAGGCTTACGCCATCGTAAGAGAAGCAAGCTACATCTCCCCTCACTTCCTCATCCTCCCCTACTCCCCTACTTCTCTATTCACTAAAACCATCATGAATACGATAGGCTTCCGCTTTAGGGCGGCGATTTTCTGGGTTGAATGTTTCTCTGTCTCGTTGTGTGAGTGAAGATTTTTCAGTGATTTGTACACGCTCAACTACTGTTCGCCTGGGAGATTTTTGACGGGTAAAGGTCTTCCAAGCGGCTTTGACACCTACAACAATACTACGTGTCCCTACTTGCAGATTTTGAGCTTGTTTTTTAGCAGTATCTAGACTTTGATCAACTTGTTTAACGACTTGACCAACACTTTTAACGCCTTCACTCACATCATCGGTCAAATCTGTCAGTTCTATGCCTGTGGCGCGGATGGCTTCTAAGGTAGGAGGTAGTTCTCGTGAGAGAGTATCAAATAATTTTTCGGCACTGCGAGCAGCTCGCGCTAACTCCTGCAAAGCTGGTATTGCTGCCACTAACACGGCCGTCAGACTGGCAGCTACTAAAAGAATCGAAAATCCCAACCAAAACAGGGGGTCAATCACGGTAATAAACAATTAAAAATACCCTAGGGTTTAGCGGTAGCGTCTGTCTACGACACGCTCCGCGAACGAAGAGAACGTAAGAGAAGCAAGCTACAAAATTCAAAATGAGAAAACACCCATGACAAAAGTATCTTATCTATTGACTAGATGCAATTTATATGCACACCAGCTTTATTTATGAGCGTTCTAATTCTTGAGGAAGGTTGTCTGAGTCTTGGGCAGCTTTTTGCTTTTTCAAGACTTGGCTTTCTCGCTGACTAGCATCTACACCAGCAGCGATCGCTTCCCTTAGTCTATCTAAAGTTTCATCCCAATTTCGCAAGGCACTAGCGGAAAGACGGTCAGCTTGAATTTGTACACTGGTTGATAAATCTTCTGCCAATTCTGGGATTGCATCGGCAGATTTTTTCAAAATTTTGCGGGTTTCGCGCCCTGTGCGGGGAGCAGCAAGTAATCCGGCTAAAGTGCCGATCGCAGCTCCTAGCATCACACCGCCAATAAATGCTCCAGAACGGTTATTAGACATCTTAACTGTTTATCTCCTTACACCCATTTTAGGTGGGTTTGCTCCCCTTGCAAGATTTAAATGATTTTATCGGGTTCTTCTATGGTGACAATATATCAGCTAGGAATGTTGCTGTTATTTAGTAGCTAGATTTCGTGGGTCTATGATTTCTCGATATTAAGTCTGGTTTACGAATATAGCGCCGCCATGTGCGTTGTCCTAACAATAGGATACTGATAATTTGTCGTACTTGTTGAATTTGGATTTGTAGTGCTTGGTTACTTTGTCGCAAATTCTGAAGGTTCTGCTGCCCAAGATAAAGATTTGCGGGTGCTTGGTAGAGTAAATCATGGCTACAGCGTTCGTAGTCGGTGAGGCGATCGCCTATAAATGCGATTTTTCGTTTCAATTGCCACACCTGCCAAGCCACACATAGCAGCATGATTGATATCAGAGTATTAATTACAACAACTAATGTCACCATTTTTGACCTGCACCAATGTCAGCGAAGAATAATGATGTGTGCTTGACTTGGTTCTATTTTGATCATAACTGTTGTACAACAGCCAGAACCCCAATTGAAGAAGTCGGGGTTCTGAAGGCTCACTTATCATTGCCAATTTAGCTAAAATTACGATAATCTACTTAAATATACTGAAATTATAAAGGTAAACATTATAGTGGATAACCTTCAGGTCTTAATTGACTTAACCGATGCCGACCTTGATTTAGAACCCGATGAGTTAGAAAGATTAACAGCTAATCTCGCCCAGGAAATTAGCGAAATAGTCGAAGATGTAGAAAAAGTCAGAGAATCGGAAATACCAGATCGTGCTAAACCAGGTTTAGCGACATTTATACCAGGAATGCTGAACACGGTAGTCAATCCTCAGAAAGCGAAGGAATTGCTAGATTCAGTAGGAAATCGCTTCTATGGTAAAACTCTGAAATTGGAATATGAAGATAATGGGGCAAAATATGCCATAGAGTACAACAATCAAGAACAGCTAGAGAACGCTTTGAGTGCTATTGAAAGGCTCTCCAAGTTAAAAGTGAGCGTAACCAAGACCGATGGATAAATTTGCTCTGCTGATTGGTGTGAGTGAATATCAAGCAGACTTGAAAGCTATTCCTTCTGCTGTTAGCGATGTGGAAGCACTCAAACAAGTTTTGATTAACCCTGAAATGGGTGATTTTCCCGAATCCAATGTAACAGTGCTACCTAATCCCAATAAAAGGGAAATGGAACTAGCTATTTACAAACTTTTTGCTAGCCGCCAAAAAGATGACTTGGTGCTGTTTTACTTTTCTGGTCATGGGGTGAAGGACGAAAGTCGTAAACTTTACTTATCTACCAGTGAAACTATTCTAGACAAGGGTAGGCTAATTCCACCAACGGCAGTGGAGGCTAGATATCTTCATGACCGGATGAATGAGAGCAAGTCAAAGCAGCAGGTAATTATTCTAGACTCCTGCTTTAGTGGGGCTTTTCCTGAAGGGTTTAATATTAAATCTGATGGCATAGATTCTGTAGATATTGCAAAGGAGTTAAATAGTGAGGGTAGAGCAATTCTCACCTCTTCTACCTCAACTCAATATTCTTTTGAACACGCAGGATATGACCTTTCTATTTACACTCGTTACTTAGTAGAAGGTATTACCAACGGCGCAGCAGATCAAGATGGAGATGGCAGGATTTCGGTAGATGAGTTGCATAACTATGCTAGTGGTAAAGTGCGAGAAGTATCTCCAGCTATGACACCGCAGTTTTATCCTGTCAAAGAAGGTTACAAGATTTGGTTGGCGAAAGCACCTGTTAATGATCCTAAGCTGATCTACCGTAAAGAAGTAGAGCGTCGGGTAAATCAGGGAAAAATTTCCAAGGTTGCACGCAGGCTCTTAAATTCTAAACAAACTCAGTTATCCCTTTTACCAGAAGAAGCAGCAGCAATTGAATTTGAGGTGTTGCAGCCTCACCGAGAATTTCAACGAAAATTAGAGGAGTATGAGCAAACATTACTAGAGGCTGTTGAGGAAGGATATCCAGACGATGAAATTGTATCCAATGACTTGCAAGCCTATCAGCATGATTTAGGACTCAGGGATGAGGATATTGCACCCATTCATCAACGCCTTCGTATACCGACCTCTCCCCCAACCCCTCTCCTTGTAGGAGAGGGGAGTCAAACACCCCCCTTCCCTAGTAGGGAAGGGGGGATGGGGGGGTTAGGTCAATTTCAATTTGACATAGTAACTGTCAACGCCAAAGGTGAGGAAATTAACCGGAGTCGGGGACAGGCAGAATATTTTACGGCTGACTTGGGGAATGGTGTGACCTTAGATATGGTTTCCATCCCTGGGGGTGAATTTCTGATGGGTTCGCCAGACAAGGAACTAGAGCGAACAGAGTACGAAAGTCCCCAGCATAAAGTTACTGTGCCGCCTTTTTTCATGGGTAAATTCCCTGTGACTCAGGCGCAATGGCGTGCTGTTGCTAGTTTACCCAAGGTTAACCGTGATTTAGAAATTGACCCATCTAATTTTAAAGGTGCAAATCGTCCTGTAGAAATGGTATCGTGGTTTCATGCCGTTGAATTTTGTCAGCGACTTTCTCAGAAATTAGGACGGGAATGTCGCTTGCCGACTGAAGCAGAGTGGGAATATGCTTGTCGTGCAGGAACTGCAACACCATTTCATTTTGGTGAGACAATTAACACCGATTTAGTTAACTATGACGGTAATTATGTCTATGGTTCTGGATCAAAGGGCAAATATAGAAAAGAGACTACAGATGTA carries:
- the dapB gene encoding 4-hydroxy-tetrahydrodipicolinate reductase; translation: MTNQAPIPVIINGAAGKMGREVVKAVAQAPDLNLMGAIDRSPEHQGKDAGELAGLGEPLEVPITDQLEPMLGYVAGERQGPPGVIVDFTHPDSVYDNVRSAIAYGIRPVVGTTGLSPAQIQDLADFAEKASTGCLIIPNFSIGMVLLQQAAITASQYFDHVEIIELHHNQKADAPSGTAIQTAQLLAQMGKAFNPSVVEETEKIPGARGSLAEEGIRIHSVRLPGLIAHQEVIFGAPGQIYTLRHDTSDRACYMPGVLLAIRKVLQLKSLVYGLEKIL
- a CDS encoding precorrin-8X methylmutase, producing the protein MEWHVTDAQSLAIIDSEIGDHVLSPAEYEIVRRVVYATADFEYKSLIRFSERALQSGAAALAARTTIVVDVPMVQSGIAYEIQNTFANAVYSSTEAITRTQTERTRAAWGIENLAKRYPEGIFIVGQAQTALTTLVDLIEAEEISPALIIATSVGFVDVDDAKRRLQDSLVPNITIDSRKGNAVVAVAIADGLIDLAWQAYGQNRRG
- a CDS encoding TPM domain-containing protein encodes the protein MQSCFWRKVLVSITVFFLAGSVWVMNSSSALAYDNPELLPNYFTPVVDLAKALPDPQEEKLVEEIEQFETDTGWKLRVLTQYDRTPGRAVINYWGLDDKSILLVADSRGGNILSFSVGDAVYELLPRTFWIELQTRFGNLYFVREQGEDQAILQALSSVKGCLLKGGCSVVPGLPREQWILTLITSVIGGIICGFAAQPRTEGQVVAWQWALIFSPLWGILFIAFGIGPVVTRTSDWLPLVRNISGFLIGVLVAYLSPVFSRPSSNANS
- a CDS encoding DUF948 domain-containing protein is translated as MIDPLFWLGFSILLVAASLTAVLVAAIPALQELARAARSAEKLFDTLSRELPPTLEAIRATGIELTDLTDDVSEGVKSVGQVVKQVDQSLDTAKKQAQNLQVGTRSIVVGVKAAWKTFTRQKSPRRTVVERVQITEKSSLTQRDRETFNPENRRPKAEAYRIHDGFSE
- a CDS encoding YtxH domain-containing protein, encoding MSNNRSGAFIGGVMLGAAIGTLAGLLAAPRTGRETRKILKKSADAIPELAEDLSTSVQIQADRLSASALRNWDETLDRLREAIAAGVDASQRESQVLKKQKAAQDSDNLPQELERS
- a CDS encoding caspase, EACC1-associated type gives rise to the protein MDKFALLIGVSEYQADLKAIPSAVSDVEALKQVLINPEMGDFPESNVTVLPNPNKREMELAIYKLFASRQKDDLVLFYFSGHGVKDESRKLYLSTSETILDKGRLIPPTAVEARYLHDRMNESKSKQQVIILDSCFSGAFPEGFNIKSDGIDSVDIAKELNSEGRAILTSSTSTQYSFEHAGYDLSIYTRYLVEGITNGAADQDGDGRISVDELHNYASGKVREVSPAMTPQFYPVKEGYKIWLAKAPVNDPKLIYRKEVERRVNQGKISKVARRLLNSKQTQLSLLPEEAAAIEFEVLQPHREFQRKLEEYEQTLLEAVEEGYPDDEIVSNDLQAYQHDLGLRDEDIAPIHQRLRIPTSPPTPLLVGEGSQTPPFPSREGGMGGLGQFQFDIVTVNAKGEEINRSRGQAEYFTADLGNGVTLDMVSIPGGEFLMGSPDKELERTEYESPQHKVTVPPFFMGKFPVTQAQWRAVASLPKVNRDLEIDPSNFKGANRPVEMVSWFHAVEFCQRLSQKLGRECRLPTEAEWEYACRAGTATPFHFGETINTDLVNYDGNYVYGSGSKGKYRKETTDVGSFGVANAFGLYDMHGLVWEWCLDHWHENYQGAPTDGSAWLIDGKNNHSRLLRGGSWGNNPRYCRCAFRNWLVPDNRSYDIGFRVVCSPARTP